AGAAATGGGGCCGGTGCTGACTGCGGTGATGGTGATCGCCAGAGGCGGGTCGGCGATGGCCGCCGAGATCGGTATTATGCGGATTTCCGAACAAATCGATGCCCTTGAAACCATGGACATCGATCCGATTCGTTTTTTGGTCAGCCCTCGAATTGCAGCGGCACTCATCAGTTTTCCGCTCTTGACGGCCTTGTTTGACGTGGTCGGCATTCTGGGCGGCTATTTAACCGGTTCGGTTCTACTGGGTCTGAACCCGGGTCTGTATTTTGCGCGGGTTGAATCATCCGTCGCTATGGTGGATGTTACCGGCGGTTTTATCAAGTCACTGGTGTTTGCTGTGATCGTGGTATCGATTTGTTGCTATCAGGGGTATTACACCCATACCCGGGCCGAATTCGGTGCCAAAGGTGTCAGCCAATCGACCACATCGGCAGTTGTGCTTTCATGTGTCTTGGTGCTAATCGCGGATTATGCGCTAACCACTTTCTTACTCTAAACCCAATTGAGTTAAGACTCAATTGGGTGTTACCTGTTATTCGTTATTTGTTATTTGATTAAAAGGAATGATATCTAATTTGAAACCCTTTGGGCTTCGCTTTCAGCTTCCGACTTCGCTCTTCGAGCTACGACGGGACAAGACGACCCAACAAGGCGGCAATCCGCCAGAGGCGGATCTTCGACCTCGACAAGCGCTCAACTTAGGATTTAAATCAAGCGTTTAAAATTCAAAAAATGGATAAACCGCTTATCGAAATAAAAAATGCCACAAAGCGTTTCGACGGCGTTACCGTGCTTGCTGGCGTCAACTTAAGTATTTATCGCGGGCAAATCCTGTCGATCATCGGGCAGAGTGGTACGGGCAAAAGTGTATTGCTGAAACACATCATCGGTCTGTTGAATCCGGATTCCGGTGAGGTCCTTTTTGATGGAAAACCATTGGCCGCGATGAAAAAGGCTGAGCGCAAAGCGTTGAAGCGAAAATTTAGTTATGTATTTCAGGATACCGCTCTTTTTGACTTTTTGACGGTGGCTGAAAATGTGGCATTGCCGCTTATTGAAAACACCGATCATAATCAAACCAAAATCGAGGAGCGGGTTCAGGCCAAGCTGAATCAGTTGGATTTATATGATATTGACAACAAATACCCGTCTCAACTCTCCGGTGGGATGAAAAAACGGGTTGCTCTGGCGCGGGCGCTGGTTACCGATCCTGAAATTGTATTATTTGATGAGCCCACCACCGGCCTCGATCCGATTCGAAAAACAGCGGTCCACAGCATGATCTCCGACTATCAGCAACGTTTTGGTTTTACGGGCATCATCGTCAGTCATGAAATTCCCGATGTGTTTTTTATATCCCAGCGGATTGCCATGCTTGACGAAGGTCAAATTCGGTTTCAAGGTACCCCGGAGGAGTTGCAGCAAACCTCTGATCCGGTTGTACGCAGTTTTATCCAAGGCCTGGAAAGTCCGCATGACGAATTAACCGGCGTTGCTTCGCGATCTCAGGGACAGAAGCGATTGGCTCGAGAGATGTTCCGATTGCAACGCCACTCGCGACCGTTTTCGATTGTGTTGCTATCCGTTGAAAATCTGGAAGATGTCGACCGCATTGCCGGGCATGTGGCCAGTCAAACCGCTTTAAGAAATTTCGCCAATTTTGTGAAACACAATGTTTATATCACCGACACCTGTTTCCGATATGATATGAACAAAATTATGGTGGTTTTACCCGATACCGATACGGAACAGGCGGGGATGTTTTGCGATAAACTGTCCCGCAACCTGGAAACAGATGCAATCTTCGGTGCATCAGAGAACAGCAAAGGATTGTGTTTTTCTGTGGCTGCAGGGATATCCCAGGCCCGCAAAAACAGCCAAATTGAAACCATGCTGGCGGATGTTGAAAAACAGCAGAATATATTCTGGGAGTGTCAAATATAGGTAAGAAGGTTCAAGGTTCAAGGTTCAGAAGTTCCGGGTTACGCGTTGCCCTTCGACTTCGCTCAGGGTGTGCAGTTTTCGCGTATCGGGTTACGCTATAGGTAGTGTATTGAGCAACCATCGAACGGCCGCCAGTAGCCATAACCCTGAACCTATGAACGCAGAACGCTGAACCTGAATAATGGAGGAATAATGAAAAAGGGCTCTGTTGAATTAGGTGTCGGTATTTTTGTCCTCATCGGTCTGATCTGTGTTGGGTATCTGACAATTCAACTCGGGAAAATGAAACTGCTCGGCGATGACCACTACTTTTTGAACGCCCGGTTTTTATCCGTTACCGGTTTGAAAGCCGGTGCTCAGGTGGAAATTGCCGGTGTGAAGGTCGGACAGGTGGATTCCATATCGCTAAATCCCACAGATAATACCGCGAAGGTGCGCCTGAAAATTCAAAAAACTATTGTGCTGACGGATGATGTGATTGCCTCGGTTAAAACATCCGGTCTTATCGGAGATAAATATATCAAACTATCACCGGGTGGATCAGATGAAATCCTGGAACCGGAGGATACCATAACCGAGACCGAATCGGCGCTGGATATCGAGGAATTGATCAGCAAGTATGCATTTGGTGACATCTAATCAGATGGGGCCTTGACAAAATAGCTGGGCACCCTATGATATACGCTCGGATTCAGGGCGCTTGCCTGATATACAACACCAGGGAGGTTCAATAATGGCTGAGGAAAAAGAGGGAAAAAAAGATTTTGTCGTTAAAGATCGCCGCATTTTCGCTGATGGCACTGTTGATGATGCCGAAACCGAAGAAAAAGAAGCACCGGCAGCCGAAGCAGAGGAAGCAGCTGAATCGCAAGAAACAGCTGATGCGTCGGCCGAGCAACAACAGGAGCCGCAGCCGCAGTTTCCGGAAATCAATTTTGCAACTTTCGTGGCATCATTGAATGCATCGGCTCTGCTGCAACTGGGCGCTATTGAAGACCCCACTACCGGTCAAAAGAATAAAAATTTGCCGATGGCCAAACAAACCATTGACATACTCAGTATGCTGCAGGAAAAAACCGCCGGGAATTTGAGCGAAGAAGAAGAAAATTTGCTGAAAAATATTCTTTACGATTTGCGCATTATGTATGTTAAGGAAAAGCAGTAGGCGCTAAAGTACACGATATTATAAAAAATAACACCGATATTTCATCTTCTGTTCTATCATCCCTCCATTCAGTGGTTCAAAGGTTCAACGTTCAAAGGTTTAGAGGTTTGAAAACCGAGAAGCAGATGACAGATATATAATCACGGGCTGCTCAAGACGCATACCACATAACACGAAACGCGGAACTCTGAACCCCGCTCGCCGCGGCGACTTGTCGCGGCGTAGCTCAAAAGAGCGAAGACGGAAGCCCGAAGAGCGAAGCCGGGAACCCTGAACCCAAGCGAAGCGTTATGAAGATACTATCACCTGCCAAAATCAATCTGTTTTTGCACGTGCGCGGCAAGCGGTCCGATGGTTATCACGAATTATTTTCGTTGATGTGTTGTGTAACGCTGTATGATGAGATTTACCTTCAAACAGCCCCCAGCGGTGAAATAAGCATCCAGTGCGCTCACCCTTTCGTTCCCAGTGATGCCACCAACCTTGCCTATCGGGCAGCTGCTGTATTTCACCAGAATTTGAATTCCGCCGAAGGCATCGATATTCGTCTGGTAAAAAATATTCCGGTAGCGGCAGGTTTGGGCGGCGGCAGCGGAAATGCTGCCAGCGTTCTGCTGGCATTGAATACCATTTATGATGACCCGTTCACCGAGCAGCAGCTGATGGAAATGGGCCTGACACTGGGGGCTGATGTGCCTTTTTTTATTTTTCAAAAACCAGCGATTGCCACTGGAATTGGCGAGAAACTGAACCCTTTTGAAGGCCCGCTACCGTATCATGTTTTATTGTTATATCCGGGATTTAAGGTTTCAACGACCCAGATATATCAAAATCTTAATTTGGCATTGACAAAAGATGAAAAAAAACCTACAAGCACTCATTTAAAGCAGTCGCGATTCGAGCCTGAGCACCATTTATTCAATGATCTTGAAACGGTTACAGCTCAAACATATCCTGAAATAGGTGTGCTCAAAGAAAAATTGCTTGACTGCGGTGCAATAGGAGCGCTGATGAGCGGCAGCGGTCCGACAGTTTTCGGATTGTTCGACGATACTGATACGGCAAAATCGGCCAAACAATCATTAAGTTGTGATACGGAGCTCAAGGATTCACAGCTGTTTCTTGTGGACCCCATCCTTGATTCCAGCCCCAAACTGATCGATGTTGAATGATTGTAACGGGCGCTGATTCACATTTGCAGTGGTCCTGATTCTGCCATCCAGGGTTTTGGGGCGTCGCCAAGCGGCAAGGCACAGGGTTTTGGTCCCTGCATTCGGAGGTTCGAATCCTCCCGCCCCAGCCAAATTCAATATCTATTGCGCAACACTGGCGTGACAAATTTAGGTGGCTGAAAACCACGAAGACACACAGAGTTCAAAGAAGGTCAGTCAAATAAAAACTTTTACAAACTCTGTGAACTTCGTGCCCTTTGTGGTGTGGTATGACCGCTTTCAAACGCAAGGGGCTTTAATCAACGCAAAAGTAATCTAAACAGCGGACTGCTAAATGGAAGGTATTTCAATATTCTCGGGTAACTCGAATCCGGAGCTGGCAACTCGAATTTGCGAGTATTTGAATCTGTCGTTGGGAAGTGCGCAAGTCAAAACCTTTAGCGATGGTGAAATCCAGATCGAAATCGATGAAAATGTTCGGTCTAAGGATGTCTTTGTGATCCAATCCACCTGTGCACCGGTTAACGACCACTTGGTCGAGTTGCTTTTGATGATTGATGCGCTCAAGCGATCATCAGCAAAAAGAATCACCGCAGTGGTGCCGTATTTCGGCTATGCTCGTCAGGACAAAAAAGTCGCTCCACGGGTCCCCATCAGCGCCAAGCTGGTGGCAAATATGCTGGCTGTTGCCGGTGCGAACCGGGTGATTACAATGGACCTGCATGCCGGGCAGATCCAGGGATTTTTTGATATTCCGGTAGACAATATTT
The sequence above is drawn from the Desulfobacterales bacterium genome and encodes:
- the ispE gene encoding 4-(cytidine 5'-diphospho)-2-C-methyl-D-erythritol kinase → MKILSPAKINLFLHVRGKRSDGYHELFSLMCCVTLYDEIYLQTAPSGEISIQCAHPFVPSDATNLAYRAAAVFHQNLNSAEGIDIRLVKNIPVAAGLGGGSGNAASVLLALNTIYDDPFTEQQLMEMGLTLGADVPFFIFQKPAIATGIGEKLNPFEGPLPYHVLLLYPGFKVSTTQIYQNLNLALTKDEKKPTSTHLKQSRFEPEHHLFNDLETVTAQTYPEIGVLKEKLLDCGAIGALMSGSGPTVFGLFDDTDTAKSAKQSLSCDTELKDSQLFLVDPILDSSPKLIDVE
- a CDS encoding DUF1844 domain-containing protein; translated protein: MAEEKEGKKDFVVKDRRIFADGTVDDAETEEKEAPAAEAEEAAESQETADASAEQQQEPQPQFPEINFATFVASLNASALLQLGAIEDPTTGQKNKNLPMAKQTIDILSMLQEKTAGNLSEEEENLLKNILYDLRIMYVKEKQ
- a CDS encoding ATP-binding cassette domain-containing protein, with amino-acid sequence MDKPLIEIKNATKRFDGVTVLAGVNLSIYRGQILSIIGQSGTGKSVLLKHIIGLLNPDSGEVLFDGKPLAAMKKAERKALKRKFSYVFQDTALFDFLTVAENVALPLIENTDHNQTKIEERVQAKLNQLDLYDIDNKYPSQLSGGMKKRVALARALVTDPEIVLFDEPTTGLDPIRKTAVHSMISDYQQRFGFTGIIVSHEIPDVFFISQRIAMLDEGQIRFQGTPEELQQTSDPVVRSFIQGLESPHDELTGVASRSQGQKRLAREMFRLQRHSRPFSIVLLSVENLEDVDRIAGHVASQTALRNFANFVKHNVYITDTCFRYDMNKIMVVLPDTDTEQAGMFCDKLSRNLETDAIFGASENSKGLCFSVAAGISQARKNSQIETMLADVEKQQNIFWECQI
- a CDS encoding ABC transporter permease, which gives rise to MELLTALKNPVAALGHFTLVFIKDLGRISLFFAKGFVLIFSLPLQISKILYQVYFIGMKSIFVICLTGAFTGMVLGLQGYYLLVKYGSTGVLGSAVALSLIREMGPVLTAVMVIARGGSAMAAEIGIMRISEQIDALETMDIDPIRFLVSPRIAAALISFPLLTALFDVVGILGGYLTGSVLLGLNPGLYFARVESSVAMVDVTGGFIKSLVFAVIVVSICCYQGYYTHTRAEFGAKGVSQSTTSAVVLSCVLVLIADYALTTFLL
- the mlaD gene encoding outer membrane lipid asymmetry maintenance protein MlaD, with the protein product MKKGSVELGVGIFVLIGLICVGYLTIQLGKMKLLGDDHYFLNARFLSVTGLKAGAQVEIAGVKVGQVDSISLNPTDNTAKVRLKIQKTIVLTDDVIASVKTSGLIGDKYIKLSPGGSDEILEPEDTITETESALDIEELISKYAFGDI